In Caproiciproducens sp. NJN-50, the following are encoded in one genomic region:
- a CDS encoding L-lactate permease has translation MTFDFLIALITLVWLIIGFIVLKLPGHICCPIGLAISAILAMACWHTSLLNTFTAALEGVAMAVWPIGIIVIAAIFVYNLSVRTGGMEVIKTTLSSISADRRIQVLIVAWGFGGFLEGVAGFGTSVAIPAAILVGLGFHPIESCLICLISNAPVAVFGCIGIPVLTAASLTNAPATQLAAYIALQLAVLTVVCPLFMVRVSGKIKGVLLITLVSGIAFAIPSYIIGASVGPELPTLFGAVCSLIVTVLMAKFMYKDTNPEYFLDGVSDARAKMKELSRKKIFRAWFPFLLIFLLLIVTSNLFPPINKAIAAIKTPVHIYTGQADSLYTFTWIGTPGVIIIIAGIIGGFVQGAKLSDIGSVFVASIKQMYKAVITIVSIIAIAKVMGYSGMISAIALGLVAITGPMYPFFAPIIGGIGTFITGSVTSACVLFSSLQAQTGSALGISQSWLIAANGAGATVGKIISPQSIAMAAAATGCVGEDATIIRKAIVYCIIFLLFLSVVSYAGVYLFHIV, from the coding sequence ATGACATTCGATTTTCTGATTGCGCTTATTACCCTTGTCTGGCTTATCATAGGCTTTATCGTTCTGAAGTTACCCGGCCATATCTGTTGTCCCATCGGTCTTGCAATTTCCGCAATCCTCGCAATGGCTTGTTGGCATACGTCCCTGCTGAATACCTTTACCGCCGCGCTGGAAGGCGTGGCTATGGCCGTTTGGCCCATTGGCATTATTGTCATTGCGGCTATCTTTGTATATAACCTGTCTGTCAGGACAGGGGGCATGGAAGTCATAAAAACGACTCTGTCCTCTATTTCCGCCGACCGGCGCATCCAGGTCCTTATCGTTGCCTGGGGCTTCGGCGGCTTTCTGGAGGGCGTGGCCGGCTTCGGTACTTCCGTAGCGATCCCAGCCGCCATTCTGGTCGGATTGGGCTTCCATCCGATTGAATCCTGCCTGATCTGCCTGATCTCCAACGCGCCCGTGGCAGTGTTCGGCTGTATTGGAATCCCGGTGCTCACTGCCGCCTCCCTCACAAACGCCCCCGCTACCCAGCTTGCCGCTTACATCGCTCTGCAGCTTGCGGTGCTGACCGTTGTCTGCCCCCTCTTTATGGTGCGGGTATCCGGCAAAATCAAGGGCGTGCTTCTCATCACGCTTGTATCCGGCATCGCCTTTGCCATTCCTTCTTACATCATCGGTGCCTCCGTGGGCCCGGAACTGCCTACATTGTTTGGTGCCGTCTGCTCCTTGATCGTCACTGTTCTGATGGCCAAGTTTATGTATAAGGATACCAATCCAGAGTATTTCCTTGACGGAGTTTCAGATGCCCGGGCCAAGATGAAGGAACTTTCCAGGAAAAAGATATTTCGGGCCTGGTTCCCTTTCCTGCTGATTTTCCTGCTTCTGATTGTCACTTCTAATCTGTTTCCGCCCATTAATAAGGCAATTGCTGCCATCAAAACGCCCGTACATATTTACACCGGTCAGGCAGACAGCTTATACACCTTTACTTGGATCGGCACCCCCGGAGTCATCATCATTATCGCGGGCATCATCGGCGGATTTGTCCAAGGTGCAAAGCTTTCCGATATTGGGAGCGTGTTTGTTGCTTCCATTAAACAGATGTACAAAGCCGTTATCACCATCGTATCGATTATCGCCATTGCCAAGGTCATGGGCTACAGCGGTATGATCAGCGCGATCGCACTGGGATTGGTTGCCATCACCGGCCCCATGTACCCGTTCTTCGCACCCATCATCGGGGGAATCGGCACTTTTATTACGGGCAGTGTTACCTCCGCGTGCGTTCTGTTCAGCAGCCTTCAGGCCCAGACCGGCTCTGCCCTTGGCATCAGCCAAAGCTGGCTCATCGCGGCAAACGGAGCAGGTGCCACCGTGGGCAAGATTATTTCCCCTCAGTCCATTGCCATGGCTGCCGCAGCTACCGGCTGTGTCGGAGAGGATGCCACCATTATCCGCAAGGCCATTGTATATTGCATTATATTTTTGCTTTTCCTTTCCGTAGTCAGCTATGCCGGCGTCTACCTGTTTCACATTGTCTGA